The following are encoded in a window of Arcobacter arenosus genomic DNA:
- a CDS encoding Bax inhibitor-1/YccA family protein — MYNRDYLTQETSQYSSNVDSSRAQLMSFLKATYQLFAGSLLAATAGAYIGLDMVSTIASWYWGLVILEFILLFALFAVKNKPGINLAVLFGFTFMSGLTITPLLSNILMMPSGASIVAQAFLMTSVAFGGISMFAMTTKKDFSSMGKMLFIALIILIVGSISNIFFQSPLLQLGIAGVGALLFSAFILYDTQQIIKGGFETPIEAAIALYLDFFNLFVSLLQIFGILNSDD; from the coding sequence ATGTATAACAGAGATTATCTTACACAAGAAACATCTCAATACAGCTCTAATGTAGATTCATCAAGAGCACAGTTAATGAGCTTTTTAAAAGCAACTTATCAATTATTTGCTGGTTCTTTACTTGCAGCTACTGCAGGTGCATATATTGGATTAGATATGGTATCTACAATTGCAAGCTGGTATTGGGGATTAGTAATACTTGAATTTATTCTTTTATTTGCATTATTTGCAGTAAAAAATAAACCAGGTATAAATTTAGCGGTATTATTTGGATTTACATTTATGAGTGGTTTAACTATTACTCCACTTTTAAGTAATATTTTAATGATGCCTTCAGGTGCATCAATTGTTGCTCAAGCATTTTTGATGACTTCAGTTGCATTTGGTGGTATTTCAATGTTTGCAATGACAACTAAAAAAGATTTCTCTTCAATGGGGAAAATGCTATTTATTGCATTAATCATTTTAATTGTTGGTTCAATTTCAAACATTTTCTTTCAATCTCCACTTTTACAGTTAGGTATTGCGGGAGTTGGTGCATTATTATTCTCTGCATTTATTCTTTATGATACGCAACAAATTATTAAAGGTGGATTCGAAACACCAATTGAAGCAGCTATTGCTTTATATTTAGATTTCTTTAATCTATTTGTATCTTTATTACAAATTTTTGGAATCTTAAATAGCGATGACTAA
- a CDS encoding thiamine-phosphate pyrophosphorylase, giving the protein MEEKNNLRLIDANLNRLREGIRVVEDIFRYIYNDKNTALKLKNLRHKARTSNYTELLETRDVQNDVLRASIKSEQNRDNLNSILIANFKRAQESARVLEEFCKLISIEDSENFKYIRYELYILETVLTNITSNSK; this is encoded by the coding sequence ATGGAAGAAAAAAACAATCTAAGACTTATTGATGCTAATTTAAATCGCCTTCGTGAAGGTATTCGTGTTGTGGAAGATATCTTTAGATATATCTATAATGACAAAAATACTGCCCTTAAACTAAAAAATTTAAGACACAAAGCACGAACTTCAAATTATACTGAACTTTTAGAAACAAGAGATGTACAAAACGATGTATTAAGAGCTTCAATAAAAAGTGAACAAAATCGTGATAATTTAAACTCTATATTAATAGCAAATTTTAAAAGAGCCCAAGAGAGTGCCAGGGTACTTGAAGAGTTTTGTAAATTAATATCAATAGAAGATAGTGAGAATTTTAAATATATTAGATATGAACTTTATATTTTAGAAACCGTTTTAACAAATATTACTTCAAACTCTAAATAG